The genomic DNA GGGACATCGTGGGGGTGGCCCATGGCTAGACAAGATATGGTCACAGTCACATCCGTCACCCATGAAGGGCAGGGCGTCTGCACCCTCCGGTTCGAGCTCGACCGTTCCGTAATGCCAGGGCAGTTCCTCATGGTGTGGGCACCTGGTGTCGATGAGATACCGATGTCCGCCTCCTTCATCTACGGAGAGAAGGGCATCACGGTGCGCGAGGTCGGCATGGCGACGAAAGCGCTCTTTGCATGCCAGAAAGGCTCGCTTCTGGGTGTTAGGGGGCCCTACGGCAACGGCTACCAGGTCGAGCAGGGCCGGGCATTGATCATCGGCGGGGGAACGGGAATGGCCTCGCTGCTCCCGGTGGCGGATTTCATCGGCGACAGGAAGCGGGTCGACATCCTCATCGGGGCGAGGACCGCCCCCGAGCTAATCTTCGTGGAAAGGGCACGAGCGCTCTCGGAAGAGGTGCATCTGTCCACGGACGACGGCTCCAAGGGGATGAGAGGTACGGTAGTGGAGATGGCGGCCAAGCACCTGGAAAAGGAGCGCTACGACATGGTCTACGCCTGCGGTCCAGAGCGCATGCTGCAGGCCGTGCTGGCGCTGTGCGAGAAGAAGAATGTGCCATGTCAGCTCTCCCTGGAGCGCTTCATGAAATGCGGCTCTGGGCTCTGCGGTTCCTGTGTGATCGACGGCCTGCGGGTCTGTGCCGACGGGCCGGTCTTCCAGGGTCAGAAGCTGCGCCATCTGAGCGAGTTCGGCATCTGGAAGCGCGACGAGTGCGGCGGCCGGGTCAAGCTTTGAAGTGCTCCTCTGGATGCATAACCTCTTTGACCAGCTCCTCGAAGTCCGCATCGCTCACTCGGCCTTTGATCTCGCCCAAGGCCTTCACTTTCAACAGGATGCGCGCCACCTGCTCCTCGTTCGCTTCCACCCCCAGGTCCTCCAGTCGCTTCCTGATGTAGGTCGCTCCGGAATGCTTGCCCAGTAGCAGATGACGCTTATTGCCCACCACCTCCGGGGGAATGGACTCATAGGTCAGGGGACAGTTCAGGACCGCCGCCACATGAATGCCCGACTCGTGAGAGAACACGTTCTCCCCGACCAACGGATGGTTCCTGGCGATCGGGACCTTGGAGTACTCCGCTACCATGTCCGAGAGCTCCTTCAGCTCGGACAGGTCGATGCCTAGGTCCACACCATAGACGAACTTCATCGTGGAAACGAACTCCTCCAGGGGAACGTTGCCCGCCCGTTCTCCTATCCCATTGACGGTCGTGGTCACGGCCTTGGCGCCGGCTTTCACACCCGCGATGGCATTGGCCAAGGCAAGCCCGAAGTCGTTGTGAAGGTGCACCGAGACGCCGGTCTTGAAGGTGGACGTAATCTCGCTCACTATGGTGGAGATGGCCTCGGGCGAAGCGCAGCCCACCGTGTCCGTGATGCCCAGCCGGACCGCGCCTCGTTCCTCTGCCACTCTGTATACCTGCTTCAGGAATGATATTTCCGTGCGGGTCGAGTCCTCACAGCTGAGCGCAGCCCTGACACCTCTAGAACGGCAGTAATCGAGGGTCTCACCGACCTTCTCCAGAACGTAATCCTGCGGTTTGTTGAACTTGTAGCGCAGGTGGATGTCGGAGGTGGCGATGAACAGGAGGACGACATCCACTCCCGCGTCCACCGCCGCGTCCACGTCCCCTTTCACCAGCCGGGAGAGGGCCAAGATTTCGGCGTCCAGGCCGAGCTTGGTTATGGCACGTATGGTGCGCTTCTCGCCTTCCGAGACCGCCGGGAAACCTGCTTCTATTTGAGGGACCCGGATGGCATCCAACTTCCGGGCGATGGCCACCTTCTGCTCCAGGCTGAAGGCCACTCCAGGCATCTGCTCGCCATCCCGCAGGGTCGAATCGTAGACGGTGATATCGTGAAGGTCCAGCTTAGGATTGTAGGGGCTGAGGGCGAATCGCTCCATGGGTGGACCTTACTGCCTAGTGCGAAATAACCTTTCCGTTCCGGGACAAGGCTAATGCCCCCCACCTGCCTACGAGACGCCGTGGACTTCCGCATTGGCAGCGACGGCAACCCCAATTTCATCCAGGTCCAACATGGTCTGCTGGTCATCAACGTGCCCCGGTCGATATTCAAACGCGATACCGCCGTCTTCCGCGAACCCCAGGCATCCGATTTCATGCAGACGCTGGTGCGCCGATATCCCTGGCTGACGCCAGGTGCCATAGAGGTGATAAGGACGGAGGCCCAGGAGACCATGAGAGCGATCATCGAGCTGGAGGAAGGGTCGATTCGTCGGGCGAAGCGGCTGCTGGAGGAGAGAAGGCCGACGGCCGCCCTCGGCGTGCTGGACGAATACCTCTCCAGATACAAAGAAGACGTCGACGCCTGGGAGTTGAAGGGAAAGGCGCTTTTCATGCTGGGCGAGAGCGAAGAGGCCTTCCGGTGCTTCGCCCGAGCTAGGAAGGCGATGAAGACCTCTGGCCAACCTTCTCGGCGTCTTTCAAGAGCGCGTTGACCGCGTCCGCCACCTCTCTCACCGTCGCCCCCCAGGGGACTACCGCCGTCTTGCCTTCCAGTTCGAATCCTTCGCGAACCTTGCAGCACTTGATGATGCGGTATCTCTCATCCTTCTGGGCTAGATCGCGGGCGCACATGTTGATGAACTTCGGCTTCTCCTTGTAGATCGATTGGAAGATGCGGCGGGACAGGTCGCAGCCGACCAATGTGACATCCTTCGGCGACCTCGGTGTCTCGTCAAGGAACAACACCTCTCTGGCGGTGGTGATGCCCGACGCCCGGCAGGGGAACATGACCTTGGAAGTGGCGACCTGCTTCTCCAGCAGGTTGAGATCGATCACATCCAAGACCGGAACGACAGGCAGGTCCACCAGACCGGCGGAGAGGGCCTTCTCCAGCAGCACCATGAGCTTGGAAGGAGTAGGCGGAATGACGTCCAGCACATGAAGTTCGATGATCTCGGTCTGTTGCGCAAATGAGACGTGATTGAACAATCCCTGCACCACCACCGTCTTGCCCGGGTGCTGTCGGGCCACGCCGGCCATCTGCGATCGGCTCAGCACATCCAATTCCTCGTTCTTGACGAAGACCGTGTCCTCTGGCAGGGAAATGACCTTATGCGCGCAGATGGGTCGGAAGAGGTCCGTGCCTCCCTCCTTGAACACCCGGACCACGGCATGCTGCTCTCCGCTCCTCAGGATGATGAAATCGGTGCGGGTGTAGGCCTTCTTTCCCAGGGCATGTCTGTCGATGTTTTCCTGGGTGAGCTCGAAATTGACCTCCCGAACCGAGACGTCCTTGCAGTGGTCCGGCAACATCGAAGCCCTCTAATCCGCTAGCAACGGAAATACTTGCCTTCCTCGGGGACCAGCAGGTCGGCGCAACGGAAAAGATTGATATACGATGTAAAGGCTGTTCCACGCCGAGGCCGGGATGACAGAGCGGCCATGTGGCGGACTGCAGATCCGCATACCCGTGTTCAAATCGCGGTCCCGGCTCCATCCGCCATCCGGTTCTAAGGAAGCTCAACTATCAATAGCGGCGGGGGCGTTCTCACTTTCGCATGAAGGGCCGGGAATTGGTGGAGTTCGTCGCCGGGAAGCGAGTGGAGATGATCAAAGGTGAGGTCAAGGAGACCTTTCCCGGCGCAGAGATCGCCTGCTCCATGATTGGAGAAGGCCGCGCTCACATACTCATCGTCTATGAGGGGGTCGTGATCGGTGAGGAGTTCGTGGAGACCGGCGAGTCATGGAAGAAACAGGAGCGGAGGAAGGAGTACCTGCGCACCCTCATCAACAAGGCTCGGCTGGTCATCGTGGTGCCCGAGAGGCATGTGCGCTCGGCGCGCATGCGTCTTCTGGAGTTCAACCACTGGTGGCTTTTCTATTATATAGTCTTCTCCTACGATCAGGAGGGCAACATCAGGCATTTTGGAAAGCCTGGACCATGCTTGCCAGAGCGAGGCTACGCCTAGTGATCCGCGGCGGTCTGGGAACGGCTCATACGTGATGCAACCTCAGCGTTTGCCCTTTCCTTTCCCGGGGGCGCACCTGCCCGCCGGTTCCTCGTCCCACTCCTCGAAGAGCTGGCTGATGCCTTTCTTGGCCACTGACCAGGTGGGCACTCCTCCGGTCAAAACGGCCACCTGCAGCGCTTCCACGATCTCATCCTTGCTAGCACCGAAATTCTTGGCCACCTTGGCCTGGGGATAGACGCAGTCCTCGCACATGCGCACCGCCACGCAAGCAAGAGCGATAAGTCGCTTCGTTTTGCGGTCTAGGGCGCCATCCTCCACCATGATGCGGTCCATCTCCCCGATGAGCACGGCCAGCTCAGGATTGTGCTGTTTGATGTGGTGCAATGTCGCCGGGGTGAATCCGCACATCTTGCCGCTCAGTTCCTTGACCGCCTTCTCGGCTTTCTCCTTCGACTTGGCCATGGTAGGTAGACTCGACGAGCCATGATAAAAGCCTATCTCACTTCCTTCGGCATGCGACCGGGCGAACTCGCAAGCTGGCAACGAAGAGCTTCATATAGCATCGACGCCCATCAATTTTAACTTCGAAGCAGCTTGGGAGGAAGAGAGTGTCGTTCCTTGGACGTGGGCTGGTAGTGAGCATCGTCTTCCTGGTAGCGATTTCGAGCTTCATGTCCACCCTGGCCAGCTCAGGCTCGTTGGCAGTGACCGGAGGGATGAGCCAGGCCGAACATGATCTGGTGAATGAGATCCAAGGAGAATCCATCGCCCGCAACGCCTCCCACATGGAGAACCTGGCCAAAGCGAACTTCGCTTCTCGCTCGGCGGGCTCGTTGGGAGCGAACCAGACCGCCGACTGGATCCTTTCCAGCTTTGTATCTGCTGGCCTATCTGCCGCCAAGGAGTATTTCCCGTTCAAGACCTGGGACCTGACCTCCAGACCATCGCTGGTCGTGGACCGGGACGGCTCGGACCTGACCCAGGACGACAGAGAGCAGTTGATGTCGTTCAATTGCGAGCATTGGAGCAAGCCCACGCCCTCGGGAGGTGCCAACGCTTCACTGGCCGTTCTTCCGCTCCCTCCAGCCGAAACATATTCCGATCTCGGCGCGAACCCTCTGAGCACCGTTGAATGGAATCAGGTGGACGTCACCGGAAGAGTGCTTGTCATCGGGAGGGAGGTGCGCTGGGTCTCTTCCTGGGAGAGCTCATTCATCGCCAAGATTACCGCTCAACGTCCCGCGGCGGTCGTTTTCGTTTGGTGGTATGACTGGATGGCGGGGTTGGAGGGCATGTTCAGCTCCTCGGCCGGAGGGAAGCCGGGAAGCCAGAGCGGGCCATACTTCTGGTACCTCGGTCTGCCCGTGGGTGGGG from Methanomassiliicoccales archaeon includes the following:
- a CDS encoding dihydroorotate dehydrogenase electron transfer subunit; this translates as MARQDMVTVTSVTHEGQGVCTLRFELDRSVMPGQFLMVWAPGVDEIPMSASFIYGEKGITVREVGMATKALFACQKGSLLGVRGPYGNGYQVEQGRALIIGGGTGMASLLPVADFIGDRKRVDILIGARTAPELIFVERARALSEEVHLSTDDGSKGMRGTVVEMAAKHLEKERYDMVYACGPERMLQAVLALCEKKNVPCQLSLERFMKCGSGLCGSCVIDGLRVCADGPVFQGQKLRHLSEFGIWKRDECGGRVKL
- a CDS encoding homocitrate synthase family protein, whose protein sequence is MERFALSPYNPKLDLHDITVYDSTLRDGEQMPGVAFSLEQKVAIARKLDAIRVPQIEAGFPAVSEGEKRTIRAITKLGLDAEILALSRLVKGDVDAAVDAGVDVVLLFIATSDIHLRYKFNKPQDYVLEKVGETLDYCRSRGVRAALSCEDSTRTEISFLKQVYRVAEERGAVRLGITDTVGCASPEAISTIVSEITSTFKTGVSVHLHNDFGLALANAIAGVKAGAKAVTTTVNGIGERAGNVPLEEFVSTMKFVYGVDLGIDLSELKELSDMVAEYSKVPIARNHPLVGENVFSHESGIHVAAVLNCPLTYESIPPEVVGNKRHLLLGKHSGATYIRKRLEDLGVEANEEQVARILLKVKALGEIKGRVSDADFEELVKEVMHPEEHFKA
- a CDS encoding carboxymuconolactone decarboxylase family protein yields the protein MAKSKEKAEKAVKELSGKMCGFTPATLHHIKQHNPELAVLIGEMDRIMVEDGALDRKTKRLIALACVAVRMCEDCVYPQAKVAKNFGASKDEIVEALQVAVLTGGVPTWSVAKKGISQLFEEWDEEPAGRCAPGKGKGKR